The DNA window ACCtggtgttttaattttttcaaatgtggTTTTTCTCCaatacccttttttttataattttttttagttagttattaacactttttaaagttcactatataaatattagaaaaatattttattttttaatatggaatttgaaaccctttagtataaatactctatgttcctagaaaaaaagttgtttttcaatgtgggatttgaaacttttcatatatatactttatgtttacaagaaaaaaagttatgtttttttaatatgagatttgaaaccctttagtgtgtgtgtgtgtgtgtgtgtgtattctatgttcccaaaaaaaaattatttttttaatgtgggatttgaagctttttcttatatatactctatgttcaaaaagaaaaaattatgttttttttaatgtgggatttgaagctctttaaatatactttatgttcataagaaaaaagttattttttccatGCGAGATTTAAAGCCTTTTAGTTTATATAATctatgttcataaaaaaaaaaagttatgttttttttcaatgtgagataaaaaaactttttaaaatattatcttaaacttcattatttacaacatgtatagcctatattcacatgaattttttcttaattttttcatatgaaatattaaaaatttaattattattttttaattttttcggtTGACCTATGAAACCCGGGACTCGACCCCTTGGCCGGGTTAACCCTTGGGCCGAGTTTGATAACTATACTTTTAATCAGATTATTTCAATCTTATGACTTATATAGCAGATTTGGCTAGTTaactcaagtatttttttaggatcggtttttttttatatctttgtttTGGCATCTTCCttcaatattatgttatttttaaaattaagctttgttattcttttagtttttttttctattaggttatctccTTTGCATAATCTAATTTGCTAAGTTTGGTGGCCTTACCTGGGTTtgcatttgttttatatttttgggctcatttttgttgattattttttgtctttcagttttattattttatatttggattgTTAGGAATTGGtcattgttatttgttttttcaattttttttatattggtttgTTCTCACAACCTGTGTTATGAGTTTTTCATGctaacttttttctttcagttttattattctatatttaGATTGTTAAGAATtggtctttgttattttttttaatttgttttttatattaatgtgtCCTCACAATCCAGGTATTAAGTTTGTCATACTAGCTTcaattgactaaaaaaaactttataatttttttttcttttaacaagaTCAATTCTTCTCTAGTCGATTCATTTACTGTCATTAGTATCTATCACTTAATCCTAAGAAAATTTTCTTTCGctgaaatttgttttcttacatTGCTAAAAAGTTGGTCAGCCCGCGAAAAAGGGCGTGCCACCTATCTATATTATGAAAATTCCTGCGGTAattgattaatataataatcccTTGAAGTCGTCAAAACTCTCTCGTCCAAACTTGTCCATTCGTTTTCCTCTAAAGCCTCTCTTCCACAATTAACCAAAACGTACGTCCTTCACTGATCCTATACCTTGTTAATTTCCCTTAATCCATCATCCTTCACATGATTTAACAATTTCCCATCGTTGTTAACTCCATCATATCTTTCAGAAACCTTGCACCATGGCATCTCCTGGCCATAATCTCCTCATATTACTTCTTTTCTTCATGTCCTTTCCATGTTCAAAGTCCAGACTCTCCGTCGACTACTACAACAAAACATGCCCACAATTCGCTTCTATCATGGAACAGATCGTCTCAGACAAGCAAATTGCTAGCCCCACCACTGCTGCCGGCGTTCTTCGCCTCTTCTTCCACGACTGCATGGTGGAAGGCTGTGATGGCTCCTTGCTCATCACCTCCACATCCTTCAACAAAGCTGAACGGGATACTGACATCGACCAGTCCATCCCTGGAGATGCCTATGACCTTGTCACTCGTGCGAAGACTGCCCTCGAGCTCCAGTGCCCCGGCATTGTCTCTTGTGCTGACATTCTAGCCACCGCTGCACGCAACCTTGTCACAATGGTGGGAGGTCCTTACTACCATGTGCGTCTAGGACGCAAAGATGGCCTGGTATCCAACGCCTCTCTTGTCGAAGGCAATATTGCTCAACCAACAATGCCATTGTCAGATATCATCTCCCTTTTTTATTCCAAAGGGTTTTCAGTGCAAGAAATGGTGGCTTTGGTCGGTGCTCATACGATAGGGTTTTCCCATTGCAAAGAATTTAGTCACAGGCTTTTTAACTTCAGCAAGGCTTCAGAGACTGACCCTTCATACTACCCCAAATATGCAGAAGGGCTAAGGAAATTGTGCGCAAATTACACGAAGGACCCAACTATGAGTGCTTATAATGACGTGATGACACCAGGGAAATTCGACAATATGTACTATAAAAATCTGCAGAGGGGGTTAGGGTTGCTGTCAACAGATCAAGCCCTTTCTGTTGATAGGAGGACCAAGCCCTTCGTAGACTTGTATGCTGCAAATGAGACCGCATTCTTTGAAGCTTTTGCACATGGAATGGAGAAAGTAAGCATTTATAAGATCAAGACAGGGAAGAAGGGAGAGGTGAGGCACAGGTGCGACCAGTTCAACGATGCCAAGATTGATTAGAAATGGTATCATTTCCGGCTTTAGTTAGAAGAGAGGGGTCCATGATTGTGATTAGGGAAGTCTTACTGTTGTTTCTATTATTTCTCTAGAGATACATCCTtactttttttcctctctttctcttggGCAAAAATACATGCACCAAGCACGCACACTTGATGAATGATAATACACTTCCAGAGCAGCACTGTTTGTGATCCGGATATCACGAATGCAGAAGCTGACATATCCAGGATGTACGGACTAGTAGTCTTCAAAGCATCATCAAGGCAAGGAGGGAAAGCAGTTTTCCCTGTCCATATATTTGGTACAAAATAATGTAATGTAAGATAAGTGTGATTAAGAATCATCTAATGGAATTAAGAATTTAATGTGACCATGATTACGAAGCATATTTCTAGATCACCACCTTCAACTCGCACGAGATTTCAACAGAAAGCCCATGGAAAACACTGACTGCTAGGTTTTGTTTCTCGGTGAAAATAACCATTGACAAATCATTGAACACACTGTAGAGGAGAGGGACAGAACCTCTAGAAGTCGGTGTTTTCttaattacattaaattaaCTAGGATAGTTGAGTGACAGAACCAGAACAACGAAAGAAAGTTGCCACTGCCTATGGTTGCACTATCAGTAACAACGGATTTTCAAGACGGAAGAGTTGAAATGGAAGTGACCTAACTACAAACCAATTATTGTCCCACTTGGGCAGTACAGAACATGTGCATGATGCGGTTATTATCttccattttaaaataagaacCGCTGCCAAACGTTGATGAGGATCTTCATGAATAATTAATGCAATTTACAAGTACGTGTTCCTACAATCTGGGGGAAAGAACAATAGAATGACCAAAAGGAGTGCACAAAGGAAGGAATTTTACAATATCAACGAGATGCTGTCATTCTTACAACCTGGCAGAACATGACCGCAAGACAAAACCACCATCTGCACTTCACATGGTAGAACAATAGAATGACCACTCATGGTCGAGAAATTGCTTAACCTCATACTTTACTAGCACTAGCGCCAGAACACAAGGAAATTAATGTGTGCAGACAGTTAATCCATTAACCCTAGTGCATCAGATCCAGCCTCCCGTATCCAGCTACGATTTTGCATTCACAGCA is part of the Populus alba chromosome 10, ASM523922v2, whole genome shotgun sequence genome and encodes:
- the LOC118044686 gene encoding peroxidase 6, which produces MASPGHNLLILLLFFMSFPCSKSRLSVDYYNKTCPQFASIMEQIVSDKQIASPTTAAGVLRLFFHDCMVEGCDGSLLITSTSFNKAERDTDIDQSIPGDAYDLVTRAKTALELQCPGIVSCADILATAARNLVTMVGGPYYHVRLGRKDGLVSNASLVEGNIAQPTMPLSDIISLFYSKGFSVQEMVALVGAHTIGFSHCKEFSHRLFNFSKASETDPSYYPKYAEGLRKLCANYTKDPTMSAYNDVMTPGKFDNMYYKNLQRGLGLLSTDQALSVDRRTKPFVDLYAANETAFFEAFAHGMEKVSIYKIKTGKKGEVRHRCDQFNDAKID